A region from the Candidatus Palauibacter scopulicola genome encodes:
- the tsaE gene encoding tRNA (adenosine(37)-N6)-threonylcarbamoyltransferase complex ATPase subunit type 1 TsaE, with the protein MRSAVLDEAGLVRWGREVGAVADREEVFVALTGPLGAGKTRFTQAACAGAGVDEAVTSPTYTLVHWYAGVRGPVGHADLYRLRDPSELLALGWEEIEAHAGAVFVEWAERAGEELPRDRWEVRFEFSGAADNAAEAAGRTGGSLRRVTARALGRVPPVPDPGLYAEGAESSAC; encoded by the coding sequence ATGAGGAGCGCTGTGCTGGACGAGGCGGGACTCGTGCGCTGGGGGCGGGAGGTCGGGGCGGTTGCGGATCGCGAGGAGGTCTTCGTCGCCCTCACCGGACCGCTCGGCGCCGGGAAGACGCGGTTCACGCAGGCGGCGTGTGCCGGAGCGGGCGTGGACGAAGCGGTGACGAGCCCGACCTACACGCTCGTCCACTGGTATGCCGGCGTCCGGGGTCCGGTCGGGCACGCGGATCTGTACCGTCTTCGCGATCCATCCGAACTCCTCGCCCTCGGGTGGGAGGAAATCGAGGCCCACGCGGGGGCGGTCTTCGTCGAGTGGGCGGAGCGGGCCGGGGAGGAGCTTCCGAGGGACCGCTGGGAGGTTCGATTCGAGTTCAGCGGCGCCGCCGACAACGCCGCGGAAGCCGCCGGGCGAACCGGGGGATCGCTGCGGCGGGTGACGGCGCGCGCGCTGGGCCGCGTCCCGCCGGTTCCCGATCCGGGCCTGTACGCCGAAGGGGCGGAGTCGTCCGCGTGCTGA
- the uvrB gene encoding excinuclease ABC subunit UvrB, with amino-acid sequence MPRFDLQLPFEPMGDQPTAIRELAEGVRRGDKWQTLLGVTGSGKTVTLAAMIAEVNRPTLVMSHNKTLAAQLYGELRQFFPRNAVEYFISYYDYYQPEAYVPATDTFIEKDASINEDIDRLRLRATSALMERRDVIVVASVSAIYGLGDPVGYRELMLTLREGQEISRREILSGLVQIQYSRNDLDFVRGTFRVRGDVIEILPAYEEQGVRVEMWGDAIERISKIDPMTGATITRLPETSIFPATHYATLGHRLEEARHAIYVELEERLMHLRQDGRLLEAQRLEQRTRFDLEMLTEVGFCPGIENYSRHLDGRAPGSRPYCLLDYFPDDYVVVVDESHVSIPQIGGMYEGDRSRKTTLVEFGFRLPSALDNRPLSFREWEDLVPRAIFVSATPGEYELRKSEGVVVEQLIRPTGLLDPEVEVRPVRGQVDDLLGEIRGRTERRERVLVTTLTKRMAEDLSEFLAVRGVRVRYMHSDIAAIDRVKILRDLRLGTFDVLVGINLLREGLDLPEVSLVAILDADKEGFLRSDRSLVQTIGRAARNLAGKAILYADKVTDSMRRAMEETARRREVQADYNREHGIEPRSIVKSVREIRFSTAVADAREAQPAVHEREGSYGDLSPEALAEAIEKDMRAAAAALDFETAARLRDELFEIRARIGDGKGTRPPGLPISAGDPA; translated from the coding sequence ATGCCCCGCTTCGATCTCCAGCTTCCATTCGAGCCGATGGGCGACCAGCCCACCGCGATCCGCGAGTTGGCCGAGGGCGTCCGCCGCGGCGACAAGTGGCAGACGCTGCTCGGCGTGACCGGCAGCGGCAAGACGGTGACGCTGGCGGCGATGATTGCGGAAGTGAATCGCCCGACGCTGGTGATGAGCCACAACAAGACGCTCGCCGCGCAGTTGTACGGGGAGCTGCGGCAGTTCTTTCCCCGGAATGCCGTCGAGTACTTCATTTCCTACTACGACTATTACCAGCCCGAGGCCTATGTCCCCGCGACGGACACTTTCATCGAGAAAGATGCGTCGATCAATGAGGACATAGACCGGCTGCGGCTCCGCGCCACCTCCGCCCTCATGGAACGGCGGGATGTGATCGTCGTCGCCTCCGTGTCCGCGATCTACGGACTCGGCGATCCCGTCGGCTACCGGGAACTCATGCTCACGCTGCGCGAGGGGCAGGAGATCTCCCGCCGCGAGATCCTCTCCGGGCTCGTCCAGATCCAGTATTCGCGGAACGATCTCGATTTCGTGCGAGGCACGTTCAGGGTGCGGGGCGATGTGATCGAGATCCTGCCCGCATACGAGGAACAGGGAGTCAGGGTCGAGATGTGGGGCGACGCGATCGAACGCATCTCGAAGATCGATCCGATGACGGGCGCGACGATCACCCGCCTGCCCGAGACGTCGATCTTTCCTGCCACGCACTACGCGACGCTCGGCCACCGGCTGGAGGAGGCCCGGCACGCGATCTACGTGGAACTGGAGGAGCGGCTGATGCACCTCCGGCAGGATGGCCGGCTCCTCGAAGCGCAGCGCCTGGAGCAGCGCACGCGATTCGATCTCGAGATGCTGACCGAGGTGGGGTTCTGTCCCGGGATCGAGAACTACAGCCGACACCTGGACGGCCGGGCGCCCGGCAGCCGTCCCTACTGTCTCCTCGACTATTTCCCGGATGACTATGTCGTGGTCGTAGACGAATCCCACGTGTCGATCCCGCAGATCGGCGGCATGTACGAGGGGGACCGCAGTCGAAAGACGACGCTGGTCGAGTTCGGTTTCCGGCTCCCGTCCGCGCTGGACAACCGGCCGCTGTCGTTCCGGGAATGGGAAGATCTCGTGCCGCGCGCCATCTTCGTGAGCGCGACGCCGGGCGAGTACGAGTTGCGGAAGAGCGAGGGCGTGGTCGTCGAACAGTTGATTCGACCGACCGGATTGCTGGATCCGGAAGTGGAGGTACGGCCGGTGCGCGGGCAGGTAGACGACCTGCTCGGCGAGATTCGCGGGCGGACGGAACGGCGCGAGCGCGTGCTCGTGACGACCCTCACGAAGCGGATGGCCGAAGACCTGTCCGAGTTCCTCGCGGTGCGGGGGGTGCGGGTGCGGTACATGCACTCGGACATCGCGGCGATCGACCGCGTGAAGATCCTCCGCGACCTGCGGCTGGGGACGTTCGATGTCCTCGTCGGGATCAACCTGCTGCGCGAGGGCCTCGATCTGCCGGAGGTCTCCCTGGTCGCGATCCTCGACGCGGACAAGGAGGGCTTCCTACGTTCCGACCGCTCGCTCGTGCAGACGATCGGGCGTGCGGCCCGGAACCTCGCGGGGAAGGCGATTCTGTACGCGGACAAGGTGACGGATTCGATGCGGCGCGCGATGGAGGAGACGGCGCGGCGGCGCGAAGTGCAGGCGGACTACAACCGGGAGCACGGGATCGAGCCGCGCTCGATCGTGAAGTCGGTGCGGGAGATCCGATTCTCGACCGCGGTGGCCGATGCGCGGGAGGCGCAGCCCGCCGTGCACGAACGGGAAGGCTCGTACGGCGACCTGTCGCCGGAGGCCCTGGCCGAGGCGATCGAGAAGGACATGCGTGCCGCGGCGGCCGCGCTCGACTTCGAGACGGCGGCCCGGCTGCGGGACGAGCTGTTCGAGATCCGCGCCCGGATCGGCGACGGGAAGGGGACGCGGCCGCCGGGGTTGCCGATCTCGGCGGGGGATCCGGCATGA
- a CDS encoding bifunctional (p)ppGpp synthetase/guanosine-3',5'-bis(diphosphate) 3'-pyrophosphohydrolase produces MESSLKREVGRAAPGAGPRSLLPGDFMKAIEGYEARLDLDLLALAFQYSLEKHEGQKRRSGEDYIRHCVEVAKILIEIRLDTVSIAASLLHDVVEDTDTTVDEIRTEFGEEIALIVDGLTKISLFAFGSMAERQVETYRKLLLSMARDARVIMVKLADRLHNMRTLEHMPAGARQRIALETREIYAPLAHRLGVARLKWELEDLAFKFLEPEGYRKLVKEVNATRDEREELIRRMEEPLRAELDAAGIVCEVTGRPKHLWSIYGKMVKRDKPYEEVYDTLAVRLIVDSVRDCYHALGIVHNKWTPLTERFHDFIATPKSNMYQSLHTTIFGPGGALYEIQIRTHEMHRTAEYGIAAHWRYKEGRSGDEVDDELAWFRQVLEWQQETREPEEFMEFLRIDLFQDEIFVFTPAGDVKQLPKGATPIDFAFAVHTEVGLRCKGAKVNERIAPLSRPLRNGDTVHILTSDSQTPSRDWLGFVRSSKARHEIRQWIRDEEQESAVQLGKDIIQREWRRRRRGKVDEAALRSACETLGYDGPEALHAATGRGDVGLTRVMRAILPEVIPEVPQKTPSPLHKLVDKVWGGGGQGIRIQGMENLMVRYSQCCQPVPGDRVIGYITRGRGVSIHRQDCPNVLNLSNAPERRVEIEWQAHGERRFLVRIVMEGTDRHGLFADIARAVSDTGTNIQSADIKGVEGGMRGQFVVEVENLTHLQKVMRQVQGVKGVISVERKESFGESGLTIE; encoded by the coding sequence GTGGAGAGCAGCCTCAAGCGGGAAGTCGGCCGGGCCGCGCCGGGAGCGGGCCCGCGCTCGCTGCTGCCCGGGGACTTCATGAAGGCGATCGAGGGCTACGAGGCCCGCCTCGACCTCGACCTGCTCGCCCTCGCGTTCCAATACAGCCTGGAGAAACACGAGGGCCAGAAGCGCCGCTCGGGCGAGGACTACATCCGCCACTGCGTTGAGGTCGCCAAGATCCTCATCGAGATCCGGCTCGACACCGTGAGCATCGCCGCGTCGCTCCTCCACGATGTGGTGGAGGACACGGACACGACCGTGGACGAGATCCGGACGGAGTTCGGCGAGGAAATCGCCCTCATCGTGGACGGCCTCACGAAGATCTCGCTGTTCGCGTTCGGCTCCATGGCGGAGCGTCAGGTCGAGACCTACCGCAAGCTCCTCCTCTCCATGGCCCGCGACGCGCGCGTGATCATGGTCAAGCTCGCCGACCGTCTCCACAACATGCGGACGCTGGAGCACATGCCGGCGGGCGCGCGGCAGCGGATCGCGCTCGAAACCCGCGAGATCTACGCGCCGCTCGCCCACCGTCTCGGCGTCGCACGCCTGAAATGGGAACTCGAGGATCTCGCCTTCAAGTTTCTCGAGCCCGAGGGGTACCGGAAGCTCGTGAAGGAGGTCAACGCCACGCGGGACGAACGCGAGGAACTGATCCGACGGATGGAGGAGCCGCTCCGGGCCGAACTGGACGCCGCCGGAATCGTCTGCGAAGTCACGGGGCGCCCCAAGCACCTCTGGTCGATCTACGGCAAGATGGTCAAGCGCGACAAGCCGTACGAAGAGGTCTACGACACGCTGGCGGTGCGGCTCATCGTGGATTCCGTGCGCGACTGCTACCACGCGCTCGGCATCGTGCACAACAAGTGGACCCCGCTCACGGAGCGCTTCCACGACTTCATCGCCACGCCGAAGTCGAACATGTACCAGAGTCTGCACACGACGATCTTCGGCCCCGGTGGCGCGCTGTACGAAATCCAGATCCGCACGCACGAGATGCACCGCACCGCGGAGTACGGGATCGCCGCGCACTGGCGCTACAAGGAGGGCCGGTCCGGAGACGAGGTTGACGACGAACTCGCGTGGTTCCGGCAGGTCCTCGAGTGGCAGCAGGAGACGCGCGAGCCGGAGGAGTTCATGGAGTTCCTCCGCATCGACCTGTTCCAGGATGAGATCTTCGTCTTCACCCCGGCGGGCGACGTCAAGCAGTTGCCGAAGGGGGCCACGCCCATCGATTTCGCCTTCGCCGTTCACACCGAGGTCGGGCTTCGCTGCAAGGGCGCGAAGGTGAACGAACGGATCGCCCCGCTCAGCCGTCCGCTTCGGAACGGGGACACCGTGCACATCCTCACCTCCGATTCGCAGACGCCGAGCCGGGATTGGCTGGGCTTCGTAAGGAGCAGCAAGGCCCGCCACGAGATCCGGCAATGGATCCGCGATGAGGAGCAGGAGTCCGCCGTCCAACTGGGGAAGGACATCATTCAGCGGGAGTGGAGACGCCGCCGTCGCGGGAAGGTGGACGAGGCGGCCCTCAGATCTGCATGCGAGACCCTAGGGTACGATGGGCCCGAGGCGCTCCATGCGGCCACCGGCCGCGGGGATGTGGGACTCACGCGCGTGATGCGCGCCATCCTCCCGGAGGTCATCCCCGAAGTGCCCCAGAAGACTCCGAGTCCGCTTCACAAGCTCGTGGACAAGGTCTGGGGCGGAGGAGGGCAGGGGATTCGGATCCAGGGGATGGAGAACCTGATGGTCCGGTACTCCCAGTGTTGCCAGCCGGTCCCCGGCGACAGGGTCATCGGCTATATCACCCGCGGCCGCGGCGTTTCCATCCACAGGCAGGATTGTCCGAACGTCCTCAATCTGTCCAACGCTCCCGAGCGGCGGGTGGAAATCGAGTGGCAGGCGCACGGCGAGCGCCGGTTCCTCGTCCGCATCGTCATGGAGGGGACGGATCGACACGGCCTGTTCGCGGACATCGCGCGCGCGGTCAGCGACACGGGCACGAACATTCAGTCGGCCGACATCAAGGGGGTCGAGGGAGGGATGCGCGGGCAGTTCGTCGTGGAAGTCGAGAACCTGACGCACCTGCAGAAAGTCATGCGCCAGGTTCAGGGCGTGAAGGGCGTGATCTCCGTCGAACGGAAGGAATCCTTCGGGGAGAGCGGCCTCACCATCGAGTGA
- the radC gene encoding DNA repair protein RadC, whose amino-acid sequence MAPKILELPASERPRERLRRFSPDALSTTELLAVVLGAGATGRSAVDVAGRLLADFGGSLREMGRAEPAELERTGGVGPARSAAVSAALALGRRQAAEPARASARIRSPADVFGRLGPLLRDRRQEEFWVIYLDTQSQVLLERRLTVGLLNSSLVHPREVFAPAIATAAASVILAHNHPSGEPEPSPEDIAVTCQLVESGRLLGIPVRDHIILGDRAYVSLRERGVC is encoded by the coding sequence ATGGCTCCGAAGATTCTCGAACTCCCGGCGAGCGAACGTCCGCGCGAGCGGCTCCGCCGCTTCAGCCCCGACGCGCTCTCGACGACGGAACTGCTCGCCGTCGTGCTCGGAGCGGGCGCGACGGGGCGTTCGGCCGTCGACGTCGCCGGCCGTCTGCTGGCCGACTTCGGCGGCTCGCTGCGCGAGATGGGGCGGGCGGAGCCGGCAGAACTCGAGCGGACCGGGGGCGTCGGCCCGGCGCGCTCGGCCGCCGTATCCGCGGCGCTCGCGCTCGGGCGGCGACAGGCGGCCGAACCCGCCCGGGCCAGCGCGCGCATTCGCAGCCCGGCCGACGTGTTCGGACGCCTCGGCCCCCTGCTGCGGGACCGCCGACAGGAGGAATTCTGGGTCATCTACCTGGATACCCAGAGCCAGGTGCTGCTCGAACGGCGCCTCACGGTAGGGCTCCTGAACAGCTCGCTCGTGCACCCCCGGGAAGTGTTCGCACCGGCGATCGCCACGGCCGCGGCCTCCGTCATCCTCGCCCACAACCATCCGAGCGGCGAACCCGAGCCGTCTCCCGAGGACATCGCGGTGACCTGCCAACTCGTCGAGAGCGGCCGACTCCTCGGCATCCCCGTCCGCGACCACATCATCCTCGGCGACCGGGCCTACGTGAGCCTTCGCGAACGCGGCGTCTGCTGA
- a CDS encoding DUF6263 family protein: protein MHSRWRSFAAATTLTLAAVLTSCGPSPAIRTIPLEAPLLLRMAPPEGQVSRYAYSMETSVESPMMPSTGGPLVTMAWQQVQTVLSADDDVVRVRGAVDSASTTMGLPMPGMDDMLPDLSGVSFTVDMDPRGGVLQVVESEGVPEGAGVSVESMLQGAGHSVLPEAEVSPGDSWMVETPIEMPMGTGGTMSLDMEFTYTFVSLADGLATLSFEGPMDMDMDMQGMAMSGSGTLSGTLVVDLVEGRYVSQTSRQNMEMGVAGTSMTVNTTTTLELMPDR, encoded by the coding sequence ATGCATTCACGATGGCGCAGCTTCGCCGCCGCCACGACGCTCACCCTCGCCGCCGTCCTCACCTCGTGCGGCCCGTCCCCCGCCATCCGGACCATCCCGCTCGAGGCGCCGCTCCTGCTGCGGATGGCGCCGCCCGAGGGACAGGTATCGCGCTACGCCTACTCCATGGAAACGAGCGTGGAGAGTCCGATGATGCCCTCGACCGGCGGCCCGCTCGTCACCATGGCCTGGCAACAGGTTCAGACGGTCCTGAGCGCGGACGACGACGTTGTTCGGGTCCGCGGGGCGGTCGATTCGGCCAGCACCACGATGGGGCTGCCGATGCCGGGGATGGACGACATGCTGCCCGATCTCTCCGGCGTGTCCTTCACCGTGGACATGGACCCGCGCGGCGGCGTCCTGCAGGTCGTGGAGAGCGAAGGAGTCCCGGAAGGTGCCGGGGTGAGCGTCGAGAGCATGTTGCAGGGAGCCGGCCATTCCGTGCTGCCCGAAGCGGAGGTCAGCCCGGGGGATTCCTGGATGGTCGAGACGCCGATCGAGATGCCGATGGGGACCGGCGGAACGATGTCGCTGGACATGGAATTCACCTACACGTTCGTGAGTCTCGCCGATGGCCTCGCCACCCTCTCGTTCGAGGGGCCGATGGACATGGACATGGACATGCAGGGCATGGCGATGAGCGGCTCCGGGACCCTGTCCGGAACGCTGGTCGTCGACCTGGTCGAGGGCCGGTATGTCAGCCAGACGAGCCGTCAGAACATGGAAATGGGCGTGGCCGGGACATCGATGACCGTGAATACGACAACCACCCTCGAACTGATGCCGGACCGCTGA
- a CDS encoding DUF6263 family protein — protein sequence MRTAAVAALAVAYATPLDGQTTTLRVMPAEGQVSRYLIGSETSMAGTTMSTSKRYQTETVVSAAGDVVEIRTVVDSTTMTEAMPGAGGPDLSGMSFTFAMDPRARPTGLTDAGTLTPDAEAAVSATLATSFFELPEGEVSPGDSWSGQTSADIPAGMGATMTMETDIAYTLVGVDGDLAEISLEGTVTMSANTGGMSIEGSGTVTGTAIFDTGSSRLRGHDSVINLNLTMGGMPASMTTSTTLELIP from the coding sequence ATGCGGACTGCGGCCGTGGCGGCCCTCGCGGTGGCGTATGCGACCCCTCTCGACGGGCAGACGACCACGCTCCGCGTGATGCCGGCCGAAGGACAGGTTTCGCGGTATCTCATCGGCTCCGAGACGTCGATGGCGGGGACGACCATGTCGACGTCAAAGCGCTACCAGACCGAGACGGTGGTCAGCGCGGCCGGTGACGTCGTTGAGATCCGCACGGTCGTCGACTCCACCACCATGACGGAGGCCATGCCCGGAGCGGGCGGACCCGATCTGTCGGGCATGAGCTTCACGTTCGCAATGGACCCGCGCGCGCGCCCCACCGGGTTGACCGACGCCGGGACGCTCACGCCGGACGCGGAAGCCGCCGTCTCCGCGACGCTGGCGACCAGCTTCTTCGAGCTACCCGAAGGCGAAGTGAGTCCGGGCGACTCCTGGTCGGGACAGACGTCCGCCGATATCCCGGCCGGCATGGGCGCCACGATGACGATGGAAACGGACATCGCCTACACGCTCGTGGGTGTCGACGGGGATCTTGCGGAGATATCGCTCGAAGGGACCGTCACGATGTCGGCCAACACCGGCGGGATGTCGATTGAGGGCTCCGGCACCGTCACCGGAACCGCCATCTTCGACACGGGCAGCAGCCGCCTCCGGGGCCACGACAGCGTGATTAACCTGAACTTGACGATGGGCGGGATGCCGGCGTCGATGACGACGAGCACGACGCTGGAACTGATTCCGTAG
- a CDS encoding CocE/NonD family hydrolase — protein MNRRRQRGVGAAARRLAGLAAVAAAACGDAATADRSAAGDDARAAVPVSAVTRNQALHIPMRDGVRIAVDVWLPDGIQSGDQLPAMMRATRYWRARGEVGIPLEETSNFAEAERWNRAGYALVLVDGRGSGASFGIRRFELAEDEVTDYGEVADWIADQPWSNGRVGAYGVSYAGNTAEMLAVNRRSAVKAVAPLFNDFDNFGHLIFPGGVLTVGFLEDWSNRTRMQDLNDICGLSNAMGAACDEVQSRITGVKPVDADGDGSLLAAAVAEHQANTVPFEAALEYEFRDDPFGPYGETNVGHRRSPSGHLPQIEESGVAMFIRVGWQDAATVNGTLGRYNTITNPQQVFIGPWDHGARNDTDPFKADDTPVQPDADARFEELVAFFDAHLKEDGSGATPTEIHYYTLGADRWTRTETWPPAGFDDVTWYFGEGGTLSTEAPAPEAGEDSHIVDFTATTGTRNRWYTNGGGGDVVYGDRRAEDEKLLIYTSAPLVVDTEVTGHPVVTLHLASTETDGAFIVYLEDVAPDGTVRYITEGQLRGVMRAVTDAPPLYRKYGPHRSETRADALPLVPGEVAELSFDLWATSVLFRAGHRIRVALAGADADTFLRYPRDGSVPEWTVQRNAVHASRIVLPTKGG, from the coding sequence GTGAACCGGCGGCGCCAGCGCGGCGTCGGCGCGGCCGCGCGGCGTCTCGCGGGATTGGCGGCGGTCGCCGCGGCGGCCTGCGGGGACGCCGCCACGGCCGACAGGTCCGCGGCAGGCGATGACGCGCGGGCCGCCGTCCCCGTGAGTGCGGTCACGCGCAACCAGGCGCTTCACATCCCCATGCGCGACGGCGTCCGCATCGCCGTCGACGTGTGGCTGCCGGATGGCATCCAGTCCGGGGACCAGCTCCCGGCCATGATGCGGGCGACCCGTTACTGGCGCGCCCGGGGCGAAGTCGGCATTCCCCTCGAGGAGACGTCGAACTTCGCCGAGGCGGAGCGCTGGAACCGGGCCGGGTACGCGCTCGTTCTCGTGGACGGGCGGGGAAGTGGGGCCTCGTTCGGGATCCGCCGCTTCGAGCTCGCCGAGGATGAGGTGACGGACTACGGGGAGGTTGCGGACTGGATCGCGGATCAACCCTGGTCGAACGGGCGCGTGGGCGCTTACGGGGTCTCCTACGCCGGGAACACGGCCGAGATGCTCGCGGTCAACCGCAGATCCGCTGTGAAGGCGGTCGCGCCCCTCTTCAACGACTTCGACAACTTCGGCCACCTCATCTTCCCTGGAGGCGTGCTCACGGTCGGCTTTCTCGAGGACTGGTCGAACCGGACGCGCATGCAGGACCTGAACGACATCTGCGGGCTTTCCAATGCGATGGGGGCCGCCTGCGACGAGGTGCAGAGCCGGATCACCGGCGTGAAACCGGTCGACGCCGACGGCGACGGATCGCTGCTCGCCGCCGCGGTGGCGGAGCACCAGGCCAATACGGTGCCGTTCGAGGCGGCGCTCGAGTACGAGTTCCGCGACGACCCGTTCGGCCCGTACGGCGAGACGAATGTCGGGCACCGCCGCAGCCCCTCCGGCCACCTCCCGCAGATCGAGGAGTCCGGCGTGGCCATGTTCATCCGCGTCGGCTGGCAGGACGCGGCGACCGTGAACGGCACGCTGGGCCGCTACAACACGATCACGAACCCGCAGCAGGTGTTTATCGGCCCATGGGACCACGGGGCGCGCAACGACACGGACCCCTTCAAGGCGGACGACACGCCCGTACAACCCGACGCCGACGCCCGGTTCGAGGAACTCGTCGCGTTCTTCGACGCCCACCTCAAGGAGGATGGATCGGGGGCGACGCCGACGGAGATCCATTACTACACGCTGGGCGCCGACCGCTGGACGCGTACCGAGACGTGGCCGCCGGCGGGCTTCGACGACGTGACGTGGTACTTCGGCGAGGGGGGCACGCTGTCGACGGAAGCTCCCGCCCCGGAGGCAGGGGAGGACTCCCATATCGTCGATTTCACCGCCACGACGGGGACCCGGAACCGCTGGTACACGAACGGCGGGGGCGGCGATGTCGTGTACGGCGACCGCCGGGCGGAGGATGAGAAGCTGCTGATCTACACGAGCGCTCCGCTAGTGGTCGATACCGAAGTCACCGGCCACCCCGTCGTCACGCTGCACTTGGCGTCCACCGAGACGGACGGCGCCTTCATCGTCTACCTGGAGGACGTCGCTCCGGACGGCACCGTGCGATACATCACCGAGGGACAGCTCCGCGGCGTCATGCGCGCGGTCACGGACGCCCCGCCGCTGTACCGAAAGTACGGGCCGCACCGGAGCGAGACGCGCGCCGACGCCCTCCCGCTCGTGCCGGGGGAGGTCGCCGAACTGAGCTTCGACCTGTGGGCGACGTCGGTGCTGTTCCGGGCCGGCCACCGCATCCGGGTCGCCCTCGCCGGCGCGGACGCGGACACCTTCCTCCGCTATCCCCGCGACGGGAGCGTCCCGGAGTGGACGGTACAGCGCAACGCGGTCCACGCGTCCCGCATTGTCCTGCCAACGAAAGGCGGCTGA
- the ggt gene encoding gamma-glutamyltransferase, with product MKRRDFLATSAAAAAGSGLIACRAPETAAAPPDGIGQWGPAGDSNVPGLLGPAHGTVWGRRGVTAAADYYASLAGTTIMMQGGNAIDAIVAASATLNVSEPYMSGLGGFGGFMLIYLAEENRVVGLDALGRAPAASSANTITPDDVEMGYRAPIVPGAFKGWAAVLERYGTMSLGDVFEPAIQLAEDGFVISKFDELHTTGSADKLGRFPSSTRIMFPTGRPPRMGEIIRQPELAASMRRLAREGADDFYMGEIGDRIVAFLAENGGHMTKADLEGYEVAWREPITTTFQGHDLYAMPPGSCGMSMFQALNIMDGFDLANMDLYSSEFAHLWLEANRLALIDDERYNTGNEDAEIPVDMLISKEYADEQRATIDPARIASFAGAPLPFFGTTSLSSADRWGNAVAFTQSLVALYGSGVIAGDTGIFLNNGHMFGFSLEEGHVNYIAGGQKAKGVMTPCVVMKDGNLVAAVGAAGGYTIPQTVGQVITKLTAGGMDMQLAIASPRMCLNRGGGLTPIPEDSVTYLEAGFPPEVYGELADRGHNLVEPGNLGGVQGVYRDAETGALAGGSDPRRDGHAIAW from the coding sequence ATGAAGCGCCGAGACTTCCTCGCCACCTCCGCCGCGGCCGCCGCCGGATCCGGTCTGATCGCCTGCCGCGCCCCCGAGACGGCCGCCGCCCCCCCGGACGGGATCGGACAATGGGGCCCCGCCGGCGACTCGAACGTCCCCGGCCTGCTCGGCCCCGCGCACGGGACCGTGTGGGGCCGCCGCGGCGTGACGGCCGCCGCCGACTACTACGCGTCGCTCGCCGGCACGACGATCATGATGCAGGGCGGCAACGCGATCGACGCCATCGTCGCCGCCTCCGCCACGCTCAACGTCTCCGAGCCCTACATGTCCGGGCTCGGCGGCTTCGGCGGCTTCATGCTCATCTACCTGGCGGAGGAGAACCGGGTCGTCGGACTCGACGCGCTCGGCCGGGCGCCCGCGGCCTCCTCGGCGAACACGATCACGCCGGATGATGTCGAGATGGGCTACCGCGCGCCGATCGTCCCCGGCGCCTTCAAGGGCTGGGCCGCCGTGCTCGAGCGCTACGGGACGATGAGCCTCGGTGACGTGTTCGAGCCCGCGATCCAGCTCGCCGAGGACGGCTTCGTTATCTCGAAGTTCGACGAACTCCACACCACCGGGAGCGCGGACAAGCTCGGGAGATTCCCGTCCAGCACCCGCATCATGTTCCCCACCGGCCGTCCGCCGCGGATGGGCGAGATCATCCGGCAGCCCGAACTGGCGGCGAGCATGCGCCGACTTGCGCGCGAAGGCGCAGACGATTTCTACATGGGGGAGATCGGAGATCGCATCGTCGCTTTTCTCGCCGAGAACGGCGGCCACATGACGAAGGCCGACCTCGAGGGCTACGAGGTCGCGTGGAGGGAGCCCATCACGACGACCTTCCAGGGGCACGACCTGTACGCCATGCCGCCGGGGTCGTGCGGGATGTCGATGTTCCAGGCGCTCAACATCATGGACGGCTTCGACCTCGCGAACATGGATCTCTACAGCTCCGAGTTCGCCCACCTGTGGCTCGAGGCGAACCGGCTCGCCCTCATCGACGACGAGCGGTACAACACCGGGAACGAGGACGCGGAGATCCCGGTCGACATGCTCATCTCGAAGGAATACGCGGACGAGCAGCGGGCGACGATCGATCCCGCGCGCATCGCCTCCTTCGCGGGCGCCCCGCTCCCGTTCTTCGGGACGACGAGCCTCTCCTCCGCCGACCGCTGGGGGAACGCCGTCGCCTTCACCCAGTCTCTCGTCGCCCTCTACGGCAGCGGCGTGATCGCGGGCGACACGGGGATCTTCCTCAACAACGGCCACATGTTCGGCTTCTCCCTGGAAGAAGGGCACGTCAACTACATCGCGGGTGGCCAGAAGGCGAAGGGCGTGATGACGCCGTGCGTCGTCATGAAGGACGGGAATCTCGTCGCGGCGGTCGGCGCCGCCGGCGGCTACACAATCCCGCAGACGGTGGGGCAGGTGATCACGAAGCTGACGGCCGGCGGGATGGACATGCAGCTGGCGATCGCATCGCCCCGCATGTGCCTCAACCGGGGTGGCGGGCTGACGCCGATTCCCGAGGACTCCGTCACCTACCTGGAGGCGGGCTTCCCGCCGGAGGTGTACGGGGAACTGGCGGACCGCGGTCACAATCTCGTCGAGCCCGGCAACCTCGGCGGTGTACAGGGCGTGTACCGGGATGCGGAGACGGGTGCGCTCGCCGGCGGGTCGGATCCGCGCCGCGACGGCCACGCGATCGCCTGGTGA